The Toxorhynchites rutilus septentrionalis strain SRP chromosome 3, ASM2978413v1, whole genome shotgun sequence genome includes a region encoding these proteins:
- the LOC129778153 gene encoding DNA-directed RNA polymerases I, II, and III subunit RPABC1, translating to MDDDAETYKLWRIRKTVMQLSHDRGYLVTQDELDQTLEQFKEQFGDKPSEKRPARSDLIVLVAHNDDPTDQMFVFFPDEPKIGIKTIKTYCTRMQEENIHRAIVVVQAGMTPSAKQSLVDMAPKYILEQFLESELLINITEHELVPEHVVMTPEEKQELLARYKLKENMLMRIQAGDPVARYFGLKRGQVVKIIRPSETAGRYISYRLVC from the exons ATGGATGACGACGCGGAAACATACAAACTTTGGAGGATTCGCAAAACTGTCATGCAGTTAAGCCACGACAGAGGCTATCTAGTGACACAAGATGAGTTGGACCAAACTCTGGAACAATTCAAGGAACAGTTTGGAGATAAACCAAG CGAAAAACGGCCAGCGAGATCGGATCTGATTGTGCTTGTGGCACATAACGATGATCCTACCGATCAAATGTTTGTTTTCTTTCCGGATGAGCCGAAAATTGGTATAAAAACTATCAAAACATATTGTACACGGATGCAAGAGGAAAACATTCATAGAGCTATAGTGGTAGTGCAGGCTGGAATGACTCCATCGGCGAAACAATCGCTGGTTGACATGGCGCCCAAATACATTTTGGAACAATTCCTCGAGTCAGAACTTCTCATCAATATTACCGAGCACGAATTAGTTCCGGAGCATGTGGTCATGACTCCCGAGGAAAAGCAAGAGCTACTCGCACGTTATAAACTGAAGGAAAACATGTTGATGAGAATTCAAGCGGGAGATCCAGTTGCTCGATATTTCGGTCTAAAGCGAGGACAGGTGGTTAAAATTATTCGACCTTCTGAGACTGCTGGGAGATACATTTCCTATAGATTAGTTTGCTAA
- the LOC129776681 gene encoding 60S ribosomal protein L12 has product MPPKFDPTEIKHVYLRCVGGEVGATSSLAPKIGPLGLSPKKIGDDIAKATGDWKGLKITVCLTIQNRQAAISVVPSAASLIVKALKEPPRDRKKVKNIKHSGNITFDDVINIARVMRPRSMARELSGTCKEVLGTAHSVGCTIDGRAPHDVIEDINSGAVECPSE; this is encoded by the exons ATGCCACCAAAATTCGATCCCACTGAAATTAAACACG TTTATCTGAGATGTGTTGGCGGAGAAGTTGGTGCCACTTCATCGTTGGCCCCCAAAATTGGACCGCTCGGTTTG TCGCCGAAAAAAATTGGTGATGACATTGCCAAAGCCACCGGAGACTGGAAGGGTCTGAAAATCACCGTTTGTCTGACAATCCAAAACAGACAGGCGGCTATTTCTGTGGTACCATCAGCTGCTTCCCTAATCGTGAAAGCCCTCAAAGAACCACCACGTGATAGGAAGAAGGTGAAGAACATCAAACACAGCGGAAACATTACATTCGACGATGTAATCAATATTGCTCGAGTGATGCGACCACGCTCAATGGCCAGAGAATTGTCCGGAACCTGCAAGGAAGTGCTTGGTACTGCTCACAGTGTTGGTTGCACAATCGACGGACGCGCGCCTCACGATGTTATCGAGGACATCAATAGCGGAGCTGTTGAATGTCCATCGGAATAA